In Eupeodes corollae chromosome 3, idEupCoro1.1, whole genome shotgun sequence, a single genomic region encodes these proteins:
- the LOC129951614 gene encoding homogentisate 1,2-dioxygenase yields the protein MSDYKYLTGFGSHFSSEDPRCPNALPDGQNSPQKCAYGLYAEQLSGSAFTAPRTENTRTWFYRIRPSVMHYPFDKYDLAQNLTNNWNELHPNPNQMRWRPFDIPSVGKVNFIEGLHTICGAGDAKTRHGIAIHVYLCNSSMKDTAFYNSDGDFLIVPQQGSLNIKTEFGKMKVNPNEICVLQQGMKFSVEVEGPTRGYILEVFDNHFKLPDLGPIGANGLANPRDFQTPVAHFEDYEISDYKIITKFQGALFVARQRHSPFDVVAWHGNYVPYKYDLSKFMVINSVSFDHCDPSIFTVLTCPSSKPGTAIADFVIFPPRWSVQEKTFRPPYYHRNCMSEFMGLILGKYEAKEEGFMPGGASLHSMMTPHGPDKKCFEGASNAVLQSERIADGTQAFMFESSLSMAVTRWGEVTCQKLDAKYYECWQSLEKHFKLTK from the exons atgagTGATTATAAG TATTTAACAGGTTTTGGATCACATTTCTCATCTGAAGATCCCCGTTGTCCAAATGCATTACCCGATGGCCAGAATTCACCACAAAAATGCGCTTACGGCTTGTACGCTGAACAATTGTCAGGTTCAGCTTTTACAGCTCCTCGAACGGAAAATACCAGAACTTGGTTTTATCGAATAAGACCAAGTGTAATGCATTATCCTTTCGATAAATATGATTTGgcacaaaatttaacaaataattgGAATGAGTTACACCCAAATCCAAATCAAATGAGATGGCGCCCATTTGATATTCCTTCAGTGGGAAAAGTAAACTTCATTGAGGGTTTACATACAATTTGTGGCGCTGGTGATGCCAAGACCCGTCACGGAATTGCCATTCATGTATATCTTTGTAATTCCTCGATGAAGGACACTGCATTTTATAATAGTGATGGAGATTTTCTAATTG ttCCACAGCAAGGATCACTCAATATCAAAACCGAATTTGGGAAAATGAAAGTAAATCCCAACGAGATTTGTGTTCTACAGCAAGGAATGAAGTTTTCTGTAGAAGTAGAAGGCCCAACAAGAGGATATATTTTAGAAGTTTTTGACAATCATTTTAAGCTGCCAGATCTTGGACCAATTGGAGCAAATGGATTGGCTAATCCAAGAGATTTTCAAACTCCTGTTGCACACTTTGAAGACTATGAAATTAGCG attataaaataataacaaaattccaAGGTGCCTTATTTGTGGCAAGACAAAGGCATTCCCCATTTGATGTGGTCGCTTGGCATGGCAACTATGTGCCATACAAATATGACCTTTCCAAATTTATGGTCATTAATTCGGTGAGCTTCGATCATTGTGATCCAAGCATATTCACCGTATTAACCTGCCCCAGTTCTAAGCCGGGTACAGCAATAGCCGATTTTGTTATCTTTCCTCCAAGATGGTCCGTACAAGAAAAGACATTTAGGCCACCCTACTATCATCGCAATTGTATGAGTGAATTTATGGGACTAATTTTGGGAAAATATGAAGCCAAAGAAGAAGGATTCATGCCAGGTGGAGCTTCTTTGCATTCAATGATGACACCACATGGTCCCGATAAGAAGTGCTTCGAAGGAGCTTCTAATGCTGTGCTTCAGTCAGAGAGGATAGCCGATGGAACTCAG gcATTTATGTTTGAATCTTCTTTGAGCATGGCTGTGACGAGGTGGGGTGAAGTGACTTGTCAAAAATTAGATGCAAAATACTATGAGTGCTGGCAATCattggaaaaacattttaaactaacaaaataa
- the LOC129952800 gene encoding serine/threonine-protein phosphatase 1 regulatory subunit 10 — translation MPRIVPLQLLKCLKVLLDENGGILSEAEVKRIAGLMTKYSKKLVSKCIYVQILKCTKTELLGEFMGAGGWSLTYIWLNDSIKARNWPLVQEILELLLLCPVDVERLKSNSAPKLVKGLCKDGDDEGVRILASKLVEQWLKVVTGDATASTTQMAPKPSEIPPNTASASSLKSDSITTKELVKKQTSSVEEDPLGATEPPIEGSFQPTLAQKKASESGLVWKFIIKDGKQVWARVDNTSKDSTTSTKPVAREQVEEQDEEEEEVTKNEEKNEEDEEYQEVEDVPVKSTEAVQKTVEEAPNSAKPSNDTTDNKENEVSLKKKEVVVEKDKLKEKEKEKEKEKDKTKSSSSSDKDKKSSSSSHKSSSSHKSSSSKSSSGSSSSKSKSSSHRSSTDSKSRDKDKERDKDKERSSNKERSSDKDKHRSSSSKSNSSTSGNTSSSKDKDKDRHRDKSNSSSSSIKKDKEKEKEKEKEKSDAVNQAEKDKETLSKLTTPSIEKLGKIPRKSKDDAQEIKPTSITIPSKKASMSIEIRRDSEKAKTVKTYKSQFRSHGLNEEAPPPPSRKGLKKPNSVPVPGTAIPSTLTLKRSSPPPSSLSSLAKDVPAEKKAKIEMAALAVPVVEKIGAIKLIPPKKISQLVETNIFSDALSAAMVPKKDARKRKRNSKEAPTKDGLTSPPISPEGNKVAPLKFYQDTLDENKDNSDKSEGESKEEKDEEEAANTEDDDDIPLKKVKEDIEQRVRNEKAKSDQSGDENKDQENSVDIDLTKDSQEVGDSNSGSRTPEGSEEIPEEPKKPGPGCGPNGPPGVLLLHRRKGPKKKLKWRPQEELEQIRFFELDENERVNVTKTFIDMKNMERFSERDALSMVRRGFNSEDNMVPQTEWAPLVLVDDVPNHPDGSQSRERKIQADREQTTLRALYFSHAMIPDSPAEPDIEPNLHTDFTVIPLDDITGNPDAVNDFTTMPWPDPKGPAPQNNGSTALTGPGSDMYTNRNQFNPFIPFAAQQTVGWQMNSPNGPPPPQLHMQGPPQQGMMIGPGGMPGNNFNNNMNMGSPSLMSGSGMSPRSPSEDMSPMVGAGGGMNSNLNMGIGNPFNAPQSIGNNSPQFGPGPNFGPGPGNFGPNMNMNGPRGPMNSMMVGGPGPMNGPGPMNGPGMMNGPGMMNGPGMMNGPGPMNGPGPMNGPGPMNGPGPMNGPRSMHFNDSMNNGPGPDDRRGMDRRNNRGGGGNWRSGGGKNFNSESNWRPAGPGDNNSDRGGNNFGRGNNDWVSGNSNSNGRVCKQFMRGHCRLGNKCNFLHPRKKTF, via the exons ATTAAtgacaaaatattcaaagaaattaGTTTCTAAATGCATTTatgtacaaatattaaaatgtacaaaaactgAACTATTGGGTGAATTTATGGGTGCGGGGGGATGGAGTTTAACATACATTTGGTTGAATGATTCCATTAAAGCTAGAAATTGGCCATTGGTGCAGGAGATCTTGGAATTACTTTTACTGTGTCCGGTCGATGTGGAACGGCTAAAAAGTAATTCTGCACCTAAATTAGTTAAAGGACTATGTAAAGATGGAGACGATGAAg GTGTTCGAATTTTGGCATCAAAGCTAGTTGAACAGTGGTTAAAAGTTGTAACTGGTGATGCAACAGCATCAACAACACAAATGGCACCTAAACCAAGTGAAATTCCTCCAAACACAGCTTCAGCCTCGTCTCTTAAATCAGAttcaataacaacaaaagaacttgtcaaaaaacaaacaagttcGGTTGAAGAAGATCCATTGGGAGCAACTGAACCACCAATTGAAGGTTCTTTTCAACCAACTCTTGCTCAAAAGAAAGCCTCCGAATCTGGGTTGGTTTGGAAATTCATAATTAAAGATGGCAAACAAGTGTGGGCTCGGGTTGATAATACTTCAAAAGATTCTACCACATCAACAAAACCTGTTGCTCGGGAGCAGGTAGAAGAacaagatgaagaagaagaagaagtaacAAAGAATGAGGAGAAGAATGAAGAAGACGAAGAATATCAAGAAGTTGAAGATGTGCCAGTGAAGTCTACAGAAGCAGTGCAAAAAACTGTTGAAGAAGCTCCTAATTCAGCTAAGCCAAGTAATGACACCACAGATAATAAAGAGAATGAAGTTTCTCTAAAGAAAAAGGAAGTTGTCGTAGAAAAAGACAAACTTaaggaaaaggaaaaagagaaagagaaagaaaaagacAAAACCAAATCCAGCAGTAGTTCTGATAAAgacaaaaaatcatcatcatcaagtcATAAATCGTCTTCAAGCCACAAATCATCCTCATCTAAAAGCAGCAGTGGATCAAGCAGTAGCAAATCAAAGTCTTCATCCCATAGAAGCTCAACAGACAGCAAAAGCCGTGACAAAGACAAGGAACGAGATAAAGACAAAGAACGCAGCTCTAACAAAGAACGTAGTTCTGACAAAGACAAACATAGATCTTCCTCGAGTAAATCCAACAGTAGCACCAGTGGTAATACTAGTAGTAGCAAAGATAAAGATAAGGACCGTCATAGAGATAAATCAAACTCAAGTTCctcatcaataaaaaaagacaaagagAAGGAGAAGGAGAAGGAGAAAGAGAAATCTGATGCAGTTAACCAAGCGGAGAAAGATAAAGAAACCTTATCGAAGCTTACCACTCCATCAATTGAAAAGCTAGGAAAGATTCCAAGAAAGTCTAAAGACGATGCACAAGAGATTAAGCCAACATCAATTACAATTCCTTCGAAAAAGGCATCAATGTCAATAGAAATCCGTCGCGATTCAGAAAAGGCGAAAACAGTTAAGACCTACAAATCCCAATTCCGAAGTCATGGTCTCAATGAAGAGGCACCTCCGCCACCGTCAAGAAAGGGCCTGAAGAAACCCAATTCGGTACCAGTTCCCGGAACAGCCATTCCAAGTACTCTGACTTTGAAACGATCTTCCCCACCTCCCAGTTCACTATCGTCGCTTGCTAAAGACGTCCCTGCCGAGAAGAAGGCTAAGATCGAGATGGCTGCTTTGGCAGTTCCTGTCGTCGAAAAGATAGGAGCAATCAAActtattccaccaaagaaaa TTTCACAACTTGTTGAAACCAACATATTCTCAGATGCCCTCTCAGCAGCAATGGTTCCTAAAAAAGATGCGCGCAAACGCAAACGTAACTCCAAAGAGGCTCCTACTAAGGATGGTCTTACATCACCACCAATTAGTCCGGAAGGCAATAAAGTGGCACCTCTTAAGTTCTATCAAGACACTTTGGATGAGAACAAGGATAATAGCGATAAGAGTGAAGGTGAATCCAAGGAAGAAAAAGATGAAGAGGAAGCTGCCAACACCGAAGATGATGACGACATTCCTCTGAAAAAGGTCAAGGAAGATATCGAACAACGTGTTCGCAATGAGAAAGCAAAGTCTGATCAAAGTGGGGATGAAAATAAAGACCAGGAGAATTCGGTTGACATTGATCTTACGAAGGATTCGCAGGAGGTAGGCGATTCAAACAGTGGCAGTAGAACACCAGAAGGTTCTGAAGAAATCCCAGAGGAACCAAAGAAACCTGGTCCAGGCTGTGGTCCAAATGGACCACCTGGTGTGCTATTACTACATAGGCGTAAAGGTCCAAAGAAGAAGCTCAAGTGGAGACCCCAAGAAGAGCTCGAACAAATTCGTTTCTTTGAGCTGGATGAAAATGAGCGCGTAAATGTTACAAAAACATTCATCGATATGAAGAATATGGAGCGGTTCAGTGAGCGAGACGCTTTAAGTATGGTTAGGAGGGGATTCAATTCTGAGGACAACATGGTTCCACAGACTGAATGGGCACCTTTGGTGTTGGTTGATGATGTTCCCAATCACCCCGATGGAAGTCAAAGTCGGGAACGAAAAATCCAGGCAGACAGAGAACAAACCACATTACGTGCATTATATTTCTCTCATGCTATGATTCCGGACTCACCAGCGGAACCAGATATTGAACCGAACCTTCATACTGATTTTACAGTAATTCCTTTGGATGACATCACTGGCAACCCAGATGCAGTGAATGACTTCACAACCATGCCGTGGCCAGATCCCAAGGGTCCTGCCCCGCAAAATAATGGAAGTACTGCCCTCACTGGTCCTGGCAGTGATATGTATACAAACCGAAACCAATTTAATCCGTTCATACCATTTGCTGCGCAGCAGACCGTTGGATGGCAAATGAATAGTCCAAACGGCCCGCCACCACCACAATTGCATATGCAAGGACCACCGCAACAAGGAATGATGATTGGACCAGGAGGAATGCCAGGAAACAATTTCAACAACAACATGAACATGGGCAGTCCAAGCCTAATGTCAGGGTCTGGAATGTCACCGAGAAGTCCATCTGAAGATATGTCACCAATGGTTGGCGCAGGTGGTGGAATGAACAGCAACTTGAACATGGGAATTGGAAATCCTTTTAATGCACCACAATCAATCGGTAATAATTCGCCTCAATTTGGACCGGGACCAAACTTTGGACCTGGACCAGGAAACTTTGGTccgaatatgaatatgaatggTCCACGTGGGCCAATGAATAGTATGATGGTTGGTGGCCCTGGACCAATGAATGGCCCGGGACCGATGAATGGACCAGGTATGATGAATGGTCCCGGTATGATGAATGGACCAGGAATGATGAATGGACCGGGACCAATGAATGGACCAGGACCAATGAATGGACCAGGCCCCATGAATGGACCAGGCCCAATGAATGGCCCAAGATCAATGCATTTTAATGATTCAATGAACAACGGACCTGGTCCGGATGACAGGCGGGGAATGGATCGACGCAACAACCGAGGAGGTGGAGGAAACTGGAGATCAGGCGGTGGAAAGAACTTTAACTCGGAGAGTAATTGGCGACCAGCTGGACCTGGGGATAACAATTCAGATCGAGGAGGCAACAACTTTGGCCGTGGCAACAATGATTGGGTCTCAGGCAATAGCAACAGCAACGGAAGAGTGTGTAAACAGTTTATGCGAGGTCACTGTCGACTGGGGAATAAATGTAATTTCCTACATCCAAGAAAGAAGACCTTCTAG